In Escherichia ruysiae, a genomic segment contains:
- the folX gene encoding dihydroneopterin triphosphate 2'-epimerase, translating into MAQPAAIIRIKNLRLRTFIGIKDEEINNRQDIVINVTIHYPADKARTSEDINDALNYRTVTKNIIQHVENNRFSLLEKLTQDVLDIAREHHWVTYAEVEIDKLHALRYADSVSMTLRWQR; encoded by the coding sequence ATGGCACAACCTGCCGCGATTATTCGGATAAAGAACCTTCGTTTACGAACGTTTATTGGCATTAAGGACGAAGAGATTAACAACCGTCAGGATATTGTTATCAATGTGACGATCCACTACCCCGCCGATAAAGCGCGAACCAGTGAAGATATCAACGATGCGCTGAATTATCGCACCGTAACGAAAAACATTATTCAGCATGTAGAGAATAACCGTTTCTCTTTGCTGGAAAAATTAACTCAGGATGTGCTCGATATCGCACGTGAACATCACTGGGTGACGTATGCTGAAGTGGAGATCGATAAACTGCACGCGCTGCGCTACGCGGATTCGGTATCCATGACCTTACGCTGGCAGCGTTAA
- a CDS encoding TIGR01777 family oxidoreductase, with the protein MNIVITGGTGLIGRHLIPRLLELGHQVTVVTRNPQKASSVLGSQVTLWQELADQSNLNGVDAVINLAGEPIADKRWTREQKDRLCQSRWNITQKLVDLINASDTPPSVLISGSAAGYYGDLGEVVVTEEEPPHNEFTHKLCARWEEIACRAQSDKTRVCLLRTGVVLASDGGILGKMLPPFRLGLGGSIGSGRQYLAWIHIDDMVNGILWLLDNDLRGPFNMVSPYPVHNEQFAHALGHALHRPAILRVPATAIRLLMGESSVLVLGGQRALPKRLEEAGFAFRWYDLEEALADVVR; encoded by the coding sequence ATGAACATAGTGATCACTGGAGGAACGGGATTAATTGGTCGTCATTTAATCCCACGTTTGTTGGAACTGGGCCATCAGGTCACGGTTGTAACACGTAACCCGCAGAAAGCCAGCTCAGTTCTCGGCTCCCAGGTGACACTATGGCAAGAGCTTGCCGATCAAAGCAACCTCAACGGCGTTGATGCGGTGATCAATCTGGCCGGTGAACCAATAGCCGATAAACGCTGGACTCGCGAGCAAAAAGATCGCCTCTGCCAAAGCCGCTGGAATATAACGCAAAAACTGGTAGATTTGATTAACGCCAGCGACACGCCGCCGTCAGTGCTCATTTCCGGCTCGGCGGCGGGATATTATGGTGACTTAGGTGAAGTCGTGGTCACCGAAGAAGAACCGCCACATAACGAATTTACCCATAAACTCTGCGCCCGTTGGGAGGAAATTGCCTGTCGGGCGCAAAGCGACAAAACACGAGTGTGCCTGCTGCGTACCGGCGTAGTACTGGCTTCGGATGGCGGTATCCTCGGTAAAATGCTGCCTCCGTTTCGCCTTGGCCTGGGCGGTTCGATTGGCTCCGGTCGGCAGTATCTGGCCTGGATTCATATTGATGATATGGTCAACGGTATTCTCTGGCTGCTGGATAACGATCTGCGCGGGCCATTTAATATGGTCTCGCCATATCCGGTACACAATGAACAATTTGCCCATGCGCTTGGTCATGCGCTGCATCGCCCGGCGATTTTGCGCGTCCCTGCCACAGCTATTCGCTTGCTGATGGGGGAATCATCGGTTCTGGTCTTGGGCGGACAACGTGCGTTGCCAAAACGGCTGGAAGAAGCGGGTTTTGCGTTTCGCTGGTACGATTTAGAAGAGGCGCTGGCGGATGTCGTTCGCTGA
- the rpnB gene encoding recombination-promoting nuclease RpnB, which produces MTISTTSTLHDAVFKSFLRHPDTARDFIDIHLPAPLRKLCDLTTLKLEPNSFIDEDLRQYYSDLLWSVKTQEGAGYIYVVIEHQSKPEELMAFRMMRYSIAAMQNHLDAGYKELPLVIPMLFYHGCRSPYPYSLCWLDEFAEPAIARKIYSSAFPLVDITVVPDDEIMQHRKMALLELIQKHIRQRDLLGLVDQIVSLLVTGNTNDRQLKALFNYVLQTGDAQRFRAFIGEIAERAPQEKEKLMTIADRLREEGRNDGLILGKREEALRIAQEMLERGLDRELVLMLTRLSPDDLIAQSY; this is translated from the coding sequence ATGACAATATCGACAACTTCCACGCTGCATGATGCGGTATTTAAATCTTTTTTACGCCATCCAGACACCGCGCGGGATTTTATTGATATTCATCTTCCCGCACCGCTGCGCAAACTGTGTGATTTAACGACGCTCAAACTGGAACCTAACAGTTTTATTGATGAAGACCTGCGGCAATATTATTCCGACCTCTTGTGGTCTGTGAAAACGCAGGAGGGCGCGGGCTATATTTATGTAGTGATAGAGCACCAAAGTAAGCCAGAAGAATTAATGGCTTTTCGCATGATGCGCTATTCCATCGCGGCAATGCAAAACCATCTTGATGCGGGCTATAAAGAGCTTCCGTTGGTGATCCCGATGCTGTTTTATCATGGTTGCAGGAGTCCTTACCCTTATTCTCTCTGCTGGCTTGATGAATTTGCGGAGCCAGCTATAGCCCGCAAAATTTATTCATCGGCTTTTCCGCTGGTGGATATTACCGTAGTGCCGGATGACGAGATTATGCAACATCGCAAAATGGCGTTGTTGGAATTAATTCAGAAACATATCCGTCAGCGCGATCTGTTGGGATTAGTCGATCAAATTGTTTCGCTGCTAGTTACAGGGAACACTAATGACAGACAGCTAAAAGCTCTGTTTAATTACGTATTACAAACAGGGGATGCCCAGCGTTTCCGAGCATTTATTGGTGAGATAGCGGAACGTGCACCACAAGAAAAGGAGAAACTGATGACCATTGCTGACAGATTACGTGAAGAAGGGCGGAATGATGGATTAATTCTGGGCAAACGTGAAGAAGCCCTGCGTATTGCTCAGGAGATGTTGGAGAGAGGTTTAGACAGAGAGTTAGTTCTGATGCTGACCCGACTTTCGCCAGACGATCTTATCGCGCAAAGCTACTAA
- the hisP gene encoding histidine ABC transporter ATP-binding protein HisP — MSENKLNVIDLHKRYGEHEVLKGVSLQANAGDVISIIGASGSGKSTFLRCINFLEKPSEGSIVVNGQTINLVRDKDGQLKVADKNQLRLLRTRLTMVFQHFNLWSHMTVLENVMEAPIQVLGLSKHEARERAVKYLAKVGIDERAQGKYPVHLSGGQQQRVSIARALAMEPEVLLFDEPTSALDPELVGEVLRIMQQLAEEGKTMVVVTHEMGFARHVSTHVIFLHQGKIEEEGAPEQLFGNPQSPRLQQFLKGSLK; from the coding sequence ATGTCCGAGAATAAATTAAACGTTATCGATTTGCACAAACGCTACGGTGAACATGAAGTGCTGAAAGGGGTCTCTCTGCAAGCGAACGCCGGAGATGTGATAAGCATCATCGGAGCGTCGGGATCGGGGAAAAGTACCTTTCTGCGTTGCATTAACTTCCTCGAAAAACCGAGCGAAGGATCGATCGTGGTTAACGGCCAGACCATCAATCTGGTGCGTGATAAAGACGGCCAACTCAAAGTCGCCGATAAAAATCAGCTGCGCTTACTGCGCACACGCCTGACGATGGTGTTCCAGCACTTCAATCTCTGGAGCCACATGACGGTACTGGAAAACGTCATGGAAGCGCCGATTCAGGTGCTGGGTCTGAGTAAGCACGAAGCACGCGAGCGGGCGGTGAAGTATCTGGCGAAAGTCGGCATAGACGAACGTGCGCAGGGGAAATATCCGGTGCATCTTTCCGGCGGTCAGCAACAGCGTGTTTCCATCGCAAGGGCGCTGGCAATGGAACCGGAGGTTCTGCTGTTTGATGAACCCACCTCGGCGCTCGATCCTGAACTGGTAGGCGAAGTGTTGCGTATTATGCAGCAGCTCGCAGAAGAGGGAAAAACGATGGTTGTAGTGACCCACGAAATGGGCTTTGCCCGCCACGTCTCCACGCATGTAATTTTTCTTCATCAAGGGAAAATTGAAGAAGAGGGGGCGCCAGAACAGTTATTCGGCAACCCGCAAAGTCCGCGTCTGCAACAGTTCCTTAAAGGTTCGCTGAAATAA
- a CDS encoding ABC transporter permease, with the protein MIEILHEYWKPLLWTDGYRFTGVAITLWLLILSVVIGGILALFLAIGRVSSNKYIQFPIWLFTYIFRGTPLYVQLLVFYSGMYTLEIVKGTEFLNAFFRSGLNCTVLALTLNTCAYTTEIFAGAIRSVPHGEIEAARAYGFSSFKMYRCIILPSALRIALPAYSNEVILMLHSTALAFTATVPDLLKIARDINAATYQPFTAFGIAAVLYLIISYVLISLFRKAEKRWLQHVKPSSTH; encoded by the coding sequence GTGATCGAAATCTTACATGAATACTGGAAACCACTGCTGTGGACCGATGGTTATCGTTTTACCGGCGTGGCGATCACCCTGTGGCTGCTGATTTTGTCGGTAGTGATAGGCGGAATTCTGGCGCTGTTTCTGGCGATTGGTCGCGTCTCAAGTAATAAATACATCCAGTTTCCAATCTGGTTATTTACCTATATTTTTCGCGGTACGCCGCTGTATGTTCAGCTGCTGGTGTTCTATTCTGGCATGTACACGCTGGAGATTGTTAAGGGCACCGAGTTCCTTAATGCCTTTTTCCGCAGTGGCCTGAACTGTACCGTGCTGGCGCTGACGCTCAACACCTGTGCTTACACCACTGAGATTTTTGCCGGGGCGATCCGTTCGGTGCCGCACGGGGAAATCGAAGCCGCCAGAGCCTACGGTTTCTCAAGCTTTAAAATGTATCGCTGCATTATTTTGCCATCGGCGCTGCGTATTGCGTTACCGGCCTACAGCAACGAAGTGATCCTGATGTTGCATTCTACTGCGCTGGCTTTTACCGCCACAGTGCCGGATCTGCTGAAAATTGCCCGCGATATCAACGCCGCCACGTATCAACCATTTACCGCCTTCGGCATTGCCGCTGTGCTCTATTTAATTATCTCTTATGTCCTGATAAGCCTGTTCCGTAAAGCGGAAAAACGCTGGTTGCAGCATGTGAAACCTTCTTCAACGCACTGA
- the hisQ gene encoding histidine ABC transporter permease HisQ — MLYGFSGVILQGALVTLELAISSVVLAVIIGLIGAGGKLSQNRLSGLIFEGYTTLIRGVPDLVLMLLIFYGLQIALNTVTEAMGVGQIDIDPMVAGIITLGFIYGAYFTETFRGAFMAVPKGHIEAATAFGFTRGQVFRRIMFPAMMRYALPGIGNNWQVILKSTALVSLLGLEDVVKATQLAGKSTWEPFYFAIVCGVIYLVFTTVSNGVLLFLERRYSVGVKRADL, encoded by the coding sequence ATGTTGTATGGGTTTTCAGGTGTTATTTTACAGGGTGCGCTCGTCACGCTGGAGCTGGCTATCAGCTCTGTAGTGCTCGCTGTAATCATCGGTTTAATTGGCGCTGGCGGTAAGCTCTCGCAAAATCGGCTTTCGGGGCTGATTTTCGAAGGATACACCACGCTGATTCGTGGCGTGCCGGACTTGGTGTTGATGCTGCTGATTTTCTACGGTTTGCAGATTGCGCTAAACACGGTGACGGAGGCGATGGGCGTCGGGCAGATTGATATCGACCCGATGGTCGCCGGCATTATCACTCTCGGTTTTATCTACGGTGCTTATTTTACCGAAACGTTCCGTGGCGCGTTTATGGCAGTGCCGAAAGGACATATAGAGGCGGCGACGGCGTTCGGTTTTACTCGTGGGCAAGTGTTTCGGCGGATCATGTTTCCGGCGATGATGCGTTACGCCCTGCCGGGGATTGGCAACAACTGGCAGGTAATCCTCAAATCTACAGCCCTGGTTTCGTTACTCGGCCTGGAAGATGTGGTCAAAGCCACGCAGTTGGCAGGAAAAAGTACCTGGGAACCGTTCTATTTCGCCATCGTCTGTGGCGTGATTTATCTGGTTTTCACCACCGTTTCCAATGGTGTGCTGCTGTTCCTTGAGCGCCGCTATTCCGTGGGTGTGAAGAGGGCTGACCTGTGA
- the hisJ gene encoding histidine ABC transporter substrate-binding protein HisJ: MKKLVLSLSLVLAFSSATAAFAAIPQNIRIGTDPTYAPFESKNSQGELVGFDIDLAKELCKRINTQCTFVENPLDALIPSLKAKKIDAIMSSLSITEKRQQEIAFTDKLYAADSRLVVAKNSDIQPTVELLKGKRVGVLQGTTQETFGNEHWAPKGIEIVSYQGQDNIYSDLTAGRIDAAFQDEVAASEGFLKQPVGKDYKFGGPSVKDEKLFGVGTGMGLRKEDNELREALNKAFAEMRADGTYEKLAKKYFDFDVYGG; this comes from the coding sequence ATGAAAAAACTGGTGCTATCGCTCTCTCTGGTTCTGGCCTTCTCCAGCGCAACTGCGGCATTTGCTGCGATTCCGCAAAACATCCGCATCGGTACCGACCCGACCTATGCGCCATTTGAATCAAAAAATTCACAAGGCGAACTGGTTGGCTTCGATATCGATCTTGCGAAGGAGTTGTGCAAGCGCATCAATACGCAATGTACGTTTGTCGAAAACCCGCTGGATGCGTTAATCCCGTCCTTAAAAGCGAAGAAGATTGACGCCATCATGTCATCGCTTTCCATTACGGAAAAACGTCAGCAAGAAATTGCCTTCACCGACAAACTGTACGCTGCCGATTCTCGTCTGGTGGTGGCGAAAAATTCCGACATTCAGCCGACAGTCGAGTTGCTGAAAGGCAAGCGGGTAGGCGTATTGCAGGGCACCACCCAGGAGACATTTGGTAATGAACACTGGGCGCCCAAAGGCATTGAAATCGTCTCTTATCAGGGGCAGGACAACATTTATTCTGACCTGACTGCCGGACGTATTGATGCCGCGTTCCAGGATGAGGTCGCTGCCAGCGAAGGTTTCCTCAAACAACCCGTCGGTAAAGATTACAAATTCGGTGGCCCGTCTGTTAAAGATGAAAAACTGTTTGGCGTAGGCACCGGCATGGGTCTGCGCAAAGAAGATAACGAACTGCGCGAGGCACTGAACAAAGCCTTTGCCGAAATGCGCGCTGACGGTACTTACGAGAAACTGGCGAAAAAGTACTTCGATTTTGATGTTTATGGTGGTTAA
- the argT gene encoding lysine/arginine/ornithine ABC transporter substrate-binding protein ArgT: MKKSILALSLLVGISAAASSYAALPETVRIGTDTTYAPFSSKDAKGDFVGFDIDLGNEMCKRMQVKCTWVASDFDALIPSLKAKKIDAIISSLSITDKRQQEIAFSDKLYAADSRLIAAKGSPIQPTLDSLKGKHVGVLQGSTQEAYANDNWRSKGVDVVAYANQDLVYSDLDAGRLDAALQDEVAASEGFLKQPAGKEFAFAGSSVKDKKYFGDGTGVGLRKDDAELKAAFDKALGELRQDGTYDKMAKKYFDFNVYGD; this comes from the coding sequence ATGAAGAAGTCGATTCTCGCTCTGTCTTTGTTAGTCGGTATTTCCGCAGCGGCCTCCAGCTATGCGGCGCTACCGGAGACGGTACGTATCGGAACGGATACCACCTATGCACCGTTCTCATCGAAAGATGCCAAAGGTGACTTTGTTGGCTTTGATATCGATCTCGGTAACGAGATGTGCAAACGGATGCAGGTGAAATGTACCTGGGTTGCCAGTGACTTTGATGCGCTGATCCCCTCACTGAAAGCGAAAAAAATCGACGCCATTATTTCGTCGCTCTCCATTACTGATAAACGTCAGCAGGAGATTGCCTTCTCTGACAAGTTGTACGCCGCAGATTCTCGTTTGATTGCCGCCAAAGGTTCGCCGATCCAGCCGACGCTGGATTCACTGAAAGGTAAACATGTTGGCGTGCTGCAAGGCTCTACCCAGGAAGCGTATGCCAATGATAACTGGCGTAGTAAAGGCGTCGATGTGGTGGCCTATGCTAACCAGGATTTGGTCTATTCCGATCTGGATGCAGGCCGTCTGGATGCCGCTTTGCAGGACGAAGTCGCGGCCAGCGAAGGATTCCTCAAGCAACCTGCCGGTAAAGAGTTCGCCTTTGCTGGCTCATCAGTGAAAGACAAAAAATACTTCGGTGATGGTACAGGCGTAGGGCTACGTAAAGATGATGCCGAACTGAAAGCCGCTTTTGATAAGGCGCTTGGCGAACTGCGTCAGGACGGCACTTACGACAAGATGGCGAAAAAGTATTTCGACTTTAATGTCTACGGTGACTGA
- the ubiX gene encoding flavin prenyltransferase UbiX, translated as MKRLIVGISGASGAIYGVRLLQVLRDVADIETHLVMSQAARQTLSLETDFSLREVQAFADVTHDARDIAASISSGSFQTLGMVILPCSIKTLSGIVHSYTDGLLTRAADVVLKERRPLVLCVRETPLHLGHLRLMTQAAEIGAVIMPPVPAFYHRPQSLDDVINQTVNRVLDQFAITLPEDLFARWQGA; from the coding sequence ATGAAACGACTCATTGTGGGCATCAGCGGTGCCAGCGGCGCGATTTATGGCGTGCGCTTATTACAGGTTCTGCGTGATGTCGCAGATATCGAAACGCATCTGGTGATGAGCCAGGCAGCGCGCCAGACCTTATCCCTCGAAACGGATTTTTCCCTGCGCGAAGTGCAGGCATTTGCCGATGTCACGCACGATGCGCGCGATATTGCCGCCAGCATCTCTTCCGGTTCTTTCCAGACACTGGGGATGGTGATTTTACCCTGTTCAATCAAAACACTGTCCGGTATTGTCCATAGCTATACTGATGGCTTACTGACCCGTGCGGCAGATGTGGTGCTGAAAGAGCGTCGTCCGTTGGTGCTCTGCGTGCGTGAAACTCCGTTGCACTTAGGCCACCTGCGTTTAATGACTCAGGCGGCAGAAATCGGTGCGGTGATTATGCCTCCCGTTCCGGCGTTTTATCATCGCCCGCAATCCCTTGATGATGTGATAAATCAGACGGTTAACCGTGTTCTTGACCAGTTTGCGATAACCCTTCCTGAAGACCTCTTTGCCCGCTGGCAGGGCGCATAA
- the purF gene encoding amidophosphoribosyltransferase, whose protein sequence is MCGIVGIAGVMPVNQSIYDALTVLQHRGQDAAGIITIDANNCFRLRKANGLVSDVFEARHMQRLQGNMGIGHVRYPTAGSSSASEAQPFYVNSPYGITLAHNGNLTNAHELRKKLFEEKRRHINTTSDSEILLNIFASELDNFRHYPLEADNIFAAIAATNRLIRGAYACVAMIIGHGMVAFRDPNGIRPLVLGKRDIDENRTEYMVASESVALDTLGFEFLRDVAPGEAIYITEDGQLFTRQCADNPVSNPCLFEYVYFARPDSFIDKISVYSARVNMGTKLGEKIAREWEDLDIDVVIPIPETSCDIALEIARILGKPYRQGFVKNRYVGRTFIMPGQQLRRKSVRRKLNANRAEFRDKNVLLVDDSIVRGTTSEQIIEMAREAGAKKVYLASAAPEIRFPNVYGIDMPSATELIAHGREVDEIRQIIGADGLIFQDLNDLIEAVRAENPDIQQFECSVFNGVYVTKDVDQGYLDFLDTLRNDDAKAVQRQNEVENLEMHNEG, encoded by the coding sequence ATGTGCGGTATTGTCGGTATCGCCGGTGTTATGCCGGTTAACCAATCGATTTATGATGCCTTAACGGTGCTTCAGCATCGCGGTCAGGATGCCGCCGGCATCATCACCATTGATGCCAATAACTGCTTCCGTTTGCGTAAAGCGAACGGGCTGGTGAGCGATGTATTTGAAGCTCGCCATATGCAGCGTTTACAGGGCAATATGGGCATTGGTCATGTGCGTTACCCTACGGCTGGCAGCTCCAGCGCCTCTGAAGCACAGCCGTTTTACGTTAACTCCCCGTATGGCATCACGCTTGCCCATAATGGCAATCTGACTAATGCTCACGAGTTGCGTAAAAAGCTGTTTGAAGAAAAACGCCGCCACATCAACACCACTTCCGACTCGGAAATTCTGCTCAATATCTTCGCCAGCGAACTGGACAACTTTCGCCATTATCCGCTGGAAGCCGACAACATTTTTGCTGCCATTGCCGCCACAAACCGCCTGATCCGTGGCGCGTATGCCTGTGTGGCGATGATTATCGGTCACGGTATGGTTGCTTTCCGCGATCCTAACGGCATTCGTCCGCTGGTGTTAGGAAAACGCGATATTGATGAGAATCGCACAGAATATATGGTCGCTTCTGAAAGCGTTGCGCTCGACACCCTGGGCTTTGAGTTCCTGCGTGATGTCGCACCGGGTGAAGCGATTTACATCACTGAAGATGGTCAGTTGTTTACCCGCCAGTGTGCCGATAATCCAGTCAGCAATCCATGCCTGTTTGAGTATGTTTACTTTGCCCGCCCGGACTCGTTCATCGACAAAATTTCCGTTTACAGCGCCCGCGTCAATATGGGAACAAAGCTTGGCGAAAAAATCGCCCGTGAATGGGAAGATCTGGATATCGACGTGGTTATTCCGATCCCGGAAACTTCCTGCGATATTGCACTGGAAATTGCTCGTATTCTGGGTAAACCGTACCGTCAGGGGTTTGTCAAAAATCGTTACGTTGGTCGCACCTTTATCATGCCGGGTCAGCAACTGCGTCGTAAGTCCGTGCGTCGTAAACTGAACGCTAACCGCGCCGAGTTCCGCGATAAAAACGTCCTGCTGGTCGATGACTCTATCGTCCGTGGCACCACCTCTGAGCAAATTATCGAGATGGCGCGTGAAGCCGGAGCGAAGAAAGTGTACCTCGCTTCTGCGGCACCGGAAATCCGCTTCCCGAACGTTTACGGTATTGATATGCCGAGCGCCACGGAGCTTATCGCCCACGGTCGTGAAGTGGATGAAATTCGCCAGATCATCGGTGCTGACGGTCTGATTTTCCAGGATCTGAACGATCTGATCGAAGCCGTTCGCGCTGAAAACCCGGATATCCAGCAGTTTGAATGCTCGGTGTTCAACGGCGTTTACGTCACCAAAGATGTTGATCAGGGCTACCTCGATTTCCTCGATACTTTACGTAATGACGACGCCAAAGCAGTGCAACGTCAGAACGAAGTGGAAAATCTCGAAATGCATAACGAAGGATGA
- the cvpA gene encoding colicin V production protein, translating to MVWIDYAIIAVIAFSSLVSLIRGFVREALSLVTWGCAFFVASHYYTYLSVWFTGFEDELVRNGIAIAVLFIATLIVGAIVNFVIGQLVEKTGLSGTDRVLGVCFGALRGVLIVAAILFFLDSFTGVSKSEDWSKSQLIPQFSFIIRWFFDYLQSSSSFLPRA from the coding sequence ATGGTCTGGATTGATTACGCCATAATCGCGGTGATTGCTTTTTCCTCTCTGGTTAGCCTGATCCGTGGCTTTGTTCGTGAAGCGTTATCGCTGGTGACATGGGGTTGTGCTTTCTTTGTCGCCAGTCATTACTACACTTACCTGTCAGTCTGGTTTACGGGCTTTGAAGACGAACTGGTTCGAAATGGGATTGCCATCGCGGTACTGTTTATTGCCACACTTATCGTTGGCGCTATCGTGAACTTCGTGATAGGCCAGCTAGTGGAGAAAACAGGGTTGTCAGGCACCGATCGGGTGCTGGGCGTCTGTTTCGGTGCGTTGCGTGGTGTGCTGATTGTTGCTGCCATTCTTTTCTTTCTTGACTCCTTTACCGGAGTGTCGAAAAGCGAAGACTGGAGCAAATCACAGCTGATTCCACAGTTCAGTTTTATCATCAGATGGTTTTTTGATTATCTGCAAAGCTCGTCAAGTTTCTTGCCCAGAGCGTAA
- the dedD gene encoding cell division protein DedD, translated as MASKFQNRLVGTIVLVALGVIVLPGLLDGQKKHYQDEFAAIPLVPKAGDRDEPDMMPAATQALPTQPPEGAAEEVRAGDAAAPSLDPAIIAANNTEFEPEPAPVAPPKPKPVEPPKPKVEAPAPKPEPKPVVEEKAAPTGKAYVVQLGALKNADKVNEIVGKLRGAGYRVYTSPSTPVQGKITRILVGPDASKEKLKGSLGELKQLSGLSGVVMGYTPN; from the coding sequence GTGGCGAGTAAGTTTCAGAATCGGTTAGTTGGCACAATAGTGCTGGTGGCGCTGGGAGTGATTGTGCTGCCAGGGCTGCTGGACGGGCAGAAAAAACATTATCAGGATGAGTTCGCGGCAATCCCGCTGGTGCCTAAAGCGGGCGATCGTGATGAGCCTGATATGATGCCAGCCGCTACCCAGGCATTGCCGACACAGCCGCCGGAAGGGGCTGCAGAGGAGGTGCGTGCGGGCGATGCTGCGGCACCTTCGCTCGATCCGGCAATCATTGCAGCCAATAATACCGAGTTTGAACCGGAACCTGCACCGGTCGCTCCGCCGAAGCCGAAACCGGTGGAACCGCCTAAACCGAAAGTGGAAGCACCTGCGCCGAAGCCAGAACCGAAACCGGTCGTGGAGGAAAAAGCTGCACCGACGGGTAAAGCGTATGTTGTGCAACTGGGTGCGCTGAAAAATGCCGACAAAGTGAATGAGATTGTTGGTAAATTGCGCGGTGCGGGATACCGGGTTTATACGTCGCCGTCAACGCCAGTACAGGGTAAAATTACCCGTATTCTGGTTGGGCCGGATGCCTCGAAAGAGAAGCTGAAAGGCTCGCTGGGTGAGCTGAAGCAACTTTCTGGCTTAAGCGGCGTGGTAATGGGCTATACGCCGAATTAA
- the folC gene encoding bifunctional tetrahydrofolate synthase/dihydrofolate synthase has protein sequence MIIKRTPQAASPLASWLSYLENLHSKTIDLGLERVSQVAAHLGVLKPAPFVFTVAGTNGKGTTCRTLESILMAAGYKVGVYSSPHLVRYTERVRVQGQELPESAHTASFAEIESARGDISLTYFEYGTLSALWLFKQAQLDVVILEVGLGGRLDATNIVDADVAVVTSIALDHTDWLGPDRESIGREKAGIFRSERPAIVGEPEMPYTIADVAHEKGALLRRRGVEWNYFVSDHDWSFTDANGTLENLPLPLVPQPNAATALAALRASGLEVSEQAIRDGIASAILPGRFQIVSESPRVIFDVAHNPHAAEYLTGRMKALPKNGRVLAVIGMLHDKDIAGTLAWLKSVVDDWYCAPLEGPRGATAEQLLEHLGNGKSFDSVAQAWDAAMADAKPEDTVLVCGSFHTVAHVMEVIDARRSGGE, from the coding sequence ATGATTATCAAACGCACACCTCAAGCCGCGTCGCCTTTGGCTTCGTGGCTTTCTTATCTGGAAAACCTGCACAGTAAGACTATCGATCTCGGCCTTGAGCGCGTAAGCCAGGTGGCAGCGCATCTCGGCGTTCTGAAACCAGCACCGTTTGTGTTTACCGTTGCAGGTACGAATGGCAAAGGCACAACCTGCCGCACGCTGGAATCGATACTCATGGCGGCAGGGTACAAAGTGGGGGTTTACAGTTCGCCGCATCTGGTGCGTTATACCGAGCGCGTTCGTGTACAGGGTCAGGAACTACCAGAATCGGCCCACACCGCCTCTTTTGCTGAGATTGAATCGGCACGCGGTGATATTTCCCTGACCTATTTTGAATACGGCACGTTGTCGGCGCTGTGGCTGTTTAAACAGGCGCAACTTGATGTGGTAATTCTGGAAGTGGGGCTGGGTGGTCGTCTGGATGCCACCAATATTGTCGATGCTGATGTGGCTGTGGTGACCAGCATTGCGCTGGATCATACCGACTGGCTGGGGCCAGATCGCGAAAGCATTGGTCGCGAGAAAGCGGGGATCTTCCGCAGTGAAAGACCGGCGATCGTTGGTGAACCTGAAATGCCGTACACCATCGCCGATGTAGCGCATGAGAAGGGCGCACTGTTGCGACGTCGAGGCGTAGAGTGGAATTATTTCGTCAGCGACCATGACTGGTCGTTTACCGACGCAAACGGTACGCTGGAAAACCTGCCGTTACCGCTTGTCCCACAACCGAATGCCGCAACGGCGCTGGCTGCGCTGCGTGCCAGCGGTCTGGAGGTCAGTGAACAGGCAATTCGCGATGGCATTGCCAGCGCAATTTTGCCGGGACGTTTCCAGATTGTGAGCGAGTCGCCACGCGTCATTTTTGATGTCGCCCATAATCCCCATGCGGCAGAATATCTTACCGGGCGTATGAAAGCGTTACCGAAAAACGGGCGCGTACTGGCAGTAATCGGTATGCTACATGATAAAGATATTGCTGGTACATTGGCCTGGTTGAAAAGCGTGGTGGATGACTGGTATTGTGCGCCACTGGAAGGGCCGCGCGGTGCCACGGCAGAACAACTGCTTGAGCATTTGGGTAACGGCAAATCATTTGATAGCGTTGCGCAGGCATGGGATGCCGCAATGGCAGACGCTAAACCGGAAGATACCGTGCTGGTGTGTGGTTCATTCCACACGGTCGCACATGTCATGGAAGTGATTGACGCGAGGAGAAGCGGTGGCGAGTAA